Proteins encoded by one window of Emticicia oligotrophica DSM 17448:
- a CDS encoding polysaccharide deacetylase family protein, giving the protein MRFLPIFLLIISFSTNAQKQIAITIDDLPFVNERSLKQAQESTNTLLSKLKKHKIQSVGFVNEEQLYKNWAEVEERIALLDSWMKNGQELGNHTFSHKSFSELSLEDFKAQTLKGEVVTGKLCKKYGQKERYFRFPFLHTGSDSLKKYGFQQFLQANKYQNAPVTIDADDWYFNKVYVDAQKANNKTLMQDVAQKYLKHTEAYFEYYEKLTQEVLGRPIKHIFLCHVNALNSDYFDELAEVMHKRGYEFITLKDALQDEVYTRPERVITANGFSWLHRWRMTDKKKNILKDPEIPADIQTLYNGK; this is encoded by the coding sequence ATGAGATTTCTTCCAATCTTCTTACTTATCATTAGTTTTTCGACTAATGCACAAAAACAAATCGCTATCACGATTGATGATTTACCTTTTGTCAATGAGCGTTCTCTCAAACAAGCACAAGAATCTACTAATACACTTTTGAGTAAGCTCAAAAAACATAAAATTCAATCGGTTGGGTTTGTAAACGAAGAACAACTTTATAAAAATTGGGCAGAAGTTGAAGAGCGTATTGCTTTACTCGATTCTTGGATGAAAAATGGACAAGAATTAGGGAATCATACTTTTTCGCATAAATCGTTTAGTGAACTTTCTTTAGAAGACTTTAAAGCCCAAACCTTGAAAGGTGAAGTGGTGACAGGGAAACTTTGTAAGAAATATGGTCAAAAAGAGCGTTATTTTCGTTTTCCATTTTTACATACAGGTTCTGATAGTCTAAAGAAATACGGATTTCAGCAATTTCTTCAAGCTAATAAATACCAAAACGCACCAGTGACCATTGATGCTGATGATTGGTATTTTAATAAAGTTTATGTGGATGCACAGAAGGCTAATAATAAAACATTAATGCAAGATGTGGCTCAAAAGTATCTTAAACATACCGAAGCTTATTTTGAATATTACGAAAAATTAACGCAAGAAGTACTCGGACGGCCAATTAAGCATATTTTTCTGTGTCATGTCAACGCACTTAATTCAGATTATTTCGATGAACTGGCTGAAGTTATGCATAAGCGAGGGTATGAGTTTATTACTTTAAAAGACGCCTTACAAGATGAGGTTTATACTCGCCCCGAAAGAGTTATCACAGCCAATGGTTTTTCATGGTTGCATCGTTGGCGAATGACAGACAAAAAGAAAAATATTTTGAAAGACCCCGAAATACCAGCTGATATACAGACATTGTATAATGGGAAATAG
- the fbaA gene encoding class II fructose-bisphosphate aldolase, with product MSQSLIKPGVVTGEALNALLRHANENDYALPAVNVVGTNSVNGVMEAAKAVNSPVIIQFSNGGASFYAGKSLPNKNQEAAIAGAISGAMHVHQLAEMYGIPVVLHTDHCAKKLLPWIDGLLDAGEKFFAQHGKPLFSSHMIDLSEEPLEENIEICAKYLERMAKMGMTLEIELGVTGGEEDGVDNSDVDSSKLYTQPAEVAFAYEELMKISPNFTIAAAFGNVHGVYKPGNVKLSPIILKNSQDYIQEKFGTGELPVNFVFHGGSGSTREEIREAIRYGAVKMNIDTDVQWSTWEGILKYYKDKEAYLQGQLGNPEGDDSPNKKYYDPRVWLRKGEENMIARLKVAFEDLDCINRNEGLI from the coding sequence ATGAGTCAATCTTTGATTAAACCAGGCGTAGTTACAGGTGAAGCATTGAATGCTTTGTTACGTCACGCCAACGAAAATGATTACGCACTTCCTGCGGTAAATGTTGTTGGAACAAACTCTGTAAATGGAGTAATGGAAGCAGCCAAAGCTGTTAACTCGCCAGTTATTATTCAATTCTCAAATGGTGGAGCTTCGTTTTATGCAGGTAAAAGCCTACCAAACAAAAATCAAGAAGCAGCAATTGCTGGTGCTATTTCAGGTGCGATGCACGTGCATCAATTAGCCGAAATGTATGGTATTCCAGTAGTTCTTCATACTGACCACTGTGCAAAAAAATTATTACCATGGATTGATGGTTTATTAGATGCAGGTGAAAAATTCTTTGCTCAACACGGAAAGCCATTGTTTAGCTCACACATGATTGATTTATCTGAAGAGCCATTGGAAGAAAACATCGAAATTTGTGCGAAGTACCTTGAAAGAATGGCTAAAATGGGTATGACGCTTGAAATCGAATTAGGTGTGACAGGTGGTGAAGAAGATGGTGTAGATAATTCAGATGTAGATAGCTCAAAGCTTTATACACAACCAGCAGAAGTAGCTTTTGCTTATGAAGAATTGATGAAGATTTCTCCAAACTTCACAATCGCAGCTGCTTTTGGTAATGTTCACGGTGTATATAAGCCGGGTAACGTAAAATTATCACCAATTATCTTGAAAAATTCTCAAGACTATATCCAAGAGAAATTCGGAACGGGTGAATTACCAGTAAACTTCGTATTCCACGGAGGTTCAGGTAGTACACGTGAAGAAATCAGAGAGGCAATCAGATACGGTGCTGTAAAAATGAATATTGATACAGACGTACAATGGTCAACTTGGGAAGGTATCTTGAAATACTACAAAGATAAAGAAGCTTATCTTCAAGGACAATTAGGGAATCCAGAAGGAGATGATTCTCCAAACAAAAAATACTATGACCCACGCGTTTGGTTACGTAAAGGGGAAGAAAATATGATTGCTCGTTTGAAAGTAGCTTTCGAAGATTTAGATTGTATCAACCGTAATGAAGGTTTGATTTAA
- a CDS encoding Rossmann-like and DUF2520 domain-containing protein, which translates to MKISIIGAGNVAWHLAITLEDHHHTICEVFSRTEDKAEKLCSLLYRAEATTDLNFAESEAEFFILAVADDAWEDVCSKLILPEDAILAHTSGTKSLEDLQKLMQIHHDLPVKCAVFYPLMTFTAGKELNFKSVPLCLESDDEDVEQILLEIAQEISQHVYFIDSAERRVLHVAAVFACNFTNHLLALSKTITDSENLDFDLLKPLISETFKKALNANDPVEVQTGPAIRRDKSIINRHLDYLRDDARLLEIYEVLTESIQNT; encoded by the coding sequence ATGAAAATCTCTATCATTGGGGCTGGCAATGTGGCTTGGCACTTAGCAATTACGCTCGAAGACCACCATCATACAATCTGTGAAGTTTTTAGCAGAACCGAAGATAAAGCAGAGAAACTTTGCTCATTACTTTATCGTGCAGAGGCTACTACTGACTTGAATTTTGCCGAGAGCGAAGCAGAATTCTTTATTTTGGCAGTTGCCGATGATGCTTGGGAAGATGTTTGTTCTAAACTTATCCTACCAGAGGATGCTATTTTGGCCCATACTTCAGGCACAAAATCGTTGGAAGATTTACAAAAACTAATGCAAATTCATCATGATTTGCCCGTAAAATGTGCAGTTTTTTATCCGCTCATGACTTTCACGGCTGGAAAAGAACTCAATTTTAAATCAGTTCCACTTTGTTTAGAATCTGATGATGAAGACGTAGAACAAATTTTACTCGAAATCGCTCAAGAAATTAGTCAGCATGTTTATTTTATTGATTCGGCCGAACGAAGAGTCTTACACGTAGCAGCTGTCTTTGCTTGTAATTTTACGAATCATTTACTGGCTTTATCGAAAACAATCACCGATAGTGAAAATCTTGATTTTGACTTATTGAAACCTCTGATATCAGAAACATTCAAAAAAGCACTCAATGCTAATGACCCTGTTGAAGTACAAACTGGGCCAGCCATTAGGCGTGATAAATCAATTATTAATCGCCACCTTGATTACCTACGAGATGATGCTAGATTATTAGAGATTTACGAAGTGTTGACGGAGAGTATTCAGAATACTTAA
- a CDS encoding thioredoxin family protein yields MRLQLTLLLGVTLVTLASYTSLENVPQNQIDFYQGSYDDFLREAKKLKKPILLDFWASWCGPCKKLENETFSNPSLVSFLNTNYMVYKVDIDSFDGMAIADRFSVDVYPTLVLLDAKTKYVGRYRGFFPADYLKNELERAKSQKGKHFIAPKINTTASL; encoded by the coding sequence ATGAGACTTCAACTAACACTGCTGTTGGGAGTTACACTTGTAACACTTGCTTCTTACACTTCATTAGAAAATGTACCCCAAAATCAAATTGATTTTTATCAGGGTAGTTATGATGATTTTTTGAGAGAGGCTAAAAAACTTAAAAAGCCAATTTTACTTGATTTTTGGGCAAGTTGGTGTGGCCCGTGCAAGAAACTCGAAAATGAAACTTTTTCGAATCCTAGTTTAGTGTCATTTTTAAACACAAACTACATGGTATATAAGGTAGATATTGATTCGTTTGATGGAATGGCTATTGCTGACCGTTTTTCGGTAGATGTTTATCCGACATTAGTTTTGTTAGATGCTAAAACGAAATATGTGGGGCGTTATCGTGGATTTTTTCCTGCCGATTATCTTAAGAATGAATTAGAACGAGCAAAATCACAAAAAGGGAAGCATTTTATTGCACCTAAAATAAATACAACCGCTTCGCTATAA
- a CDS encoding FKBP-type peptidyl-prolyl cis-trans isomerase, which translates to MKKIALLFVLVGLGLFVSSCSGFLENNIEATNKRDAQAISDYIKQKNLQMLNTATGVWYSVNKPTLGRNAQVGDEVTFHYFLYLLDGTRIDSTSRLKNEPAKITLGAANVIAGFLEAMSILKEGERGTFLIPSQLGFGSQASVTVPANSVLKLDLELVKLRSEDQIIDDYVAAAKLPLTEKTSTGLRFLRTLEAPTGTQLKVGLSTVVKYTGYLASTGKQFDSGQLTVGLGDGAVVKGFEEGLLKMRVGEKAVLVFPSTLGYGVNGSNTTIPPYAPLIFNVEIVSAK; encoded by the coding sequence ATGAAGAAGATTGCCTTATTATTTGTTTTAGTAGGTTTAGGTTTGTTTGTAAGTTCATGTAGTGGTTTCTTAGAAAATAATATCGAAGCCACCAATAAAAGAGATGCTCAGGCTATATCTGATTATATAAAACAAAAAAATCTTCAGATGCTCAACACCGCTACGGGGGTTTGGTATTCGGTTAATAAACCAACTTTAGGGCGAAATGCACAAGTAGGAGATGAAGTAACTTTTCACTATTTCCTTTATCTACTTGATGGTACTCGTATTGATAGTACTTCAAGATTAAAGAACGAACCAGCAAAAATTACTTTAGGAGCAGCCAATGTAATAGCTGGTTTTCTAGAGGCAATGTCTATTTTAAAAGAAGGTGAACGAGGTACCTTCCTCATTCCTTCGCAGTTAGGATTTGGTTCGCAGGCGAGTGTGACAGTTCCTGCTAATTCAGTACTCAAATTAGATTTAGAGTTAGTAAAACTTCGTTCTGAAGATCAGATCATTGATGATTATGTAGCAGCAGCAAAACTTCCTCTAACTGAAAAAACCTCAACTGGTCTTCGCTTCTTACGCACTCTTGAAGCACCAACGGGTACTCAGCTAAAAGTAGGCTTATCGACAGTTGTAAAATACACGGGCTATTTAGCCTCTACTGGCAAACAATTTGACTCTGGTCAATTAACAGTAGGATTAGGAGATGGAGCAGTAGTAAAAGGTTTTGAAGAAGGATTATTAAAAATGCGGGTGGGCGAAAAAGCTGTGCTCGTATTTCCATCAACCTTAGGTTATGGTGTAAATGGTAGTAATACGACCATTCCGCCTTATGCACCGCTTATTTTTAACGTAGAAATTGTAAGTGCGAAATAA